Proteins found in one Zea mays cultivar B73 chromosome 1, Zm-B73-REFERENCE-NAM-5.0, whole genome shotgun sequence genomic segment:
- the LOC103634581 gene encoding neutral/alkaline invertase 1, mitochondrial isoform X1, which yields MAAAAISHLRRGAQHHAVLCISLSRRRFSSSAVAAASPLAAAARRLLSTTADSATASTSGEHYKPPPFDPFRAATLSPSAPPLESARLEDEPPSSPPPQDEAAASVAAHEQATLACQELELEGLKAGVEAVKSREESPEEKEAWWLLSRAVVNYCGSAVGTVAANDPSTSQMLNYDQVFIRDFVPSAIAFLLKGESDIVKNFLLHTLQLQSWEKTVDCYSPGQGLMPASFKVRSVPLDGNSEAFEEVLDPDFGESAIGRVAPVDSGLWWIILLRAYGKITGDYALQERVDVQTGIRLILNLCLSDGFDMFPTLLVTDGSCMIDRRMGIHGHPLEIQALFYSALRCAREMIGVTDGSKNLIRAINNRLSALSFHIREYYWVDMKKINEIYRYKTEEYSHDAINKFNIYPEQIPSWLADWIPVKGGYLIGNLQPAHMDFRFFSLGNLWAIVSSLATQRQAEGILNLIEAKWDDIVANMPLKICYPALEYEEWRIITGSDPKNTPWSYHNGGSWPTLLWQFTLACIKMGRRDLARRAVEVAEKRLSDDKWPEYYDTRTGRFIGKQSRLYQTWSIAGYLSSKMLLDCPEMASILVCDEDFELLEGCACSLNKNARTKCSRRAAKSQVLV from the exons ATGGCGGCCGCCGCCATCTCTCACCTCCGCCGGGGCGCGCAGCACCACGCAGTGCTATGCATCTCGCTGTCGCGCCGCCGCTTCTCCTCCTCCGCCGTGGCCGCGGCCTCCCCGCTCGCCGCGGCCGCGCGCCGCCTCCTCTCCACGACGGCAGACTCCGCCACCGCGTCCACGTCGGGGGAGCACTACAAGCCGCCGCCCTTCGACCCCTTCCGCGCCGCCACCCTATCGCCCTCTGCTCCGCCGCTAGAGTCGGCCCGGCTCGAGGATGAGCCCCCGAGCAGTCCGCCGCCGCAGGATGAGGCGGCCGCGTCCGTGGCGGCGCACGAGCAGGCGACGCTGGCCTGCCAGGAGCTGGAATTGGAGGGCCTCAAGGCGGGGGTGGAGGCGGTGAAGAGCAGGGAGGAGTCGCCGGAGGAGAAGGAGGCGTGGTGGCTGCTCAGCCGAGCGGTCGTCAACTACTGCGGTAGCGCCGTCGGGACGGTGGCCGCGAACGATCCGTCCACCAGCCAGATGCTCAATTATGACCAGGTGTTCATTAGGGACTTCGTGCCATCGGCCATCGCGTTCCTCCTCAAGGGTGAGAGCGATATTGTGAAGAACTTCCTGCTCCACACGTTGCAGCTCCAG AGTTGGGAGAAGACTGTGGATTGCTATAGTCCTGGTCAAGGGTTGATGCCTGCTAGTTTCAAAGTTAGATCTGTACCTTTAGATGGCAATAGCGAAGCATTTGAGGAGGTTCTTGACCCAGATTTTGGAGAGTCAGCTATTGGACGTGTAGCACCTGTTGACTCTG GTCTTTGGTGGATAATTCTGTTAAGGGCATATGGAAAAATTACTGGAGACTATGCTCTACAAGAAAGGGTTGATGTGCAGACAGGCATCAGGCTAATACTGAATTTGTGCTTGTCTGATGGATTTGACATGTTTCCTACATTGCTTGTAACTGATGGATCATGTATGATTGATCGGCGGATGGGAATCCATGGTCATCCTCTGGAGATCCAG GCTCTGTTCTATTCTGCTTTACGCTGTGCCCGAGAAATGATTGGGGTAACCGATGGATCCAAGAACTTGATCCGTGCTATTAACAACAGGCTCAGTGCTCTGTCATTTCACATCAGGGAGTATTATTGGGTTGATATGAAGAAGATAAATGAGATTTATCGCTATAAGACTGAGGAGTATTCCCATGATGCTATTAACAAATTCAACATCTACCCAGAGCAAATTCCATCTTGGCTTGCAGACTGGATTCCTGTGAAAGGCGGTTACCTTATAGGCAATCTGCAGCCAGCTCACATGGATTTCAGGTTTTTCTCCCTAGGGAATCTGTGGGCGATTGTCTCATCTCTTGCTACTCAAAGGCAAGCAGAGGGTATTCTGAACCTTATTGAAGCCAAATGGGATGACATAGTAGCCAACATGCCTCTTAAAATATGTTACCCTGCACTAGAGTATGAGGAATGGCGTATCATCACTGGCAGTGATCCCAAAAACAC GCCCTGGTCGTATCATAATGGTGGATCTTGGCCTACATTGTTATGGCAG TTCACCTTGGCTTGTATCAAGATGGGTAGGCGTGACTTGGCACGGAGGGCAGTTGAGGTGGCAGAAAAGAGGCTCTCAGATGACAAGTGGCCAGAGTATTATGACACCAGGACAGGAAGGTTCATTGGGAAGCAATCACGGCTATATCAAACTTGGAGCATTGCTGGATATCTTAGCTCTAAGATGTTATTGGACTGTCCGGAGATGGCATCCATACTAGTATGCGATGAAGACTTCGAGCTGCTGGAAGGTTGTGCTTGCAGCTTGAATAAGAATGCTCGCACCAAATGCTCACGTCGTGCGGCCAAGTCGCAGGTTCTTGTGTAG